aaaaggctatatgttcgctctaaaaacgttttttttactTCCTGTTCCCGTGCTTTGTTTCTTCATTTCATGACTTTACGTTCCAAGTGAAACATTGACTGCTTTTCATTTGTTGTTCCAATCGCCTGTCTATGCAATTGCTTGAGTATGTTTTTCGTTCGTCAAGTAGAATTATGTTGCCTACATTGTTGTATGAGCCAAGACTATTTACCACctgaaaaaaatcaagtttgctcgcaaagctaatTGGAGTTCCCGTACTAGTGAGACACCAGCAATACTAAGAGCACGATTTGTATTTTCGATATCGGCGATTTTGCTCCATACAGCTAAAAGTACACAAAAATGAAGAAATGCTTCTATAAGGTTAACAGTGTACGATTCTTCACCATATCTTTTTTAGATATAATTGAATTACATGCATTAACTTTGGGTGTTCCCGTTGATACTGGCAGTTTAACGGATCGCAATTAGCACGGTATTATAAATAACGCTTTCCGAAGTATTTTAATCAATACACAAAACAGTGTTGAAAGCAAAAGAGGTGATACATTCGTTGAAGGAAAACCATGGTACTTTTCCGAGAAGGTTTGTTAAAATAGCACACTTTTCCGGTATAGTTACATTAACGAGTGCCATTTCAGTGCATCTGACATGCCTCATAGTCTCAATTTTGCATCGCATCAATGGAGCACCTCTTGCTGATGGCACTCTCCAAAAGAATCCGAGGAGTATATGCCCGTCAGACGACTTTGCCATATTACCTGCAGAGgaatgtcacactttctacgTTTGTTCAAATGGCTTCGAAACCTTGCTAGAATGTGCTGCTGGAGAGAATTTCAATCCGGAAACAACTCAATGTGATCCAAATTATGAATGCATCAACGTGCCAACATCCGAGGGAACAATAActacaacgacaacaacaattaCTACATCAACATCAACGATATCATCCGTTTCATCAACCACTTCGGCAAGTAATCTGCCCGAAGGATTCTTACAGGTTTTGTCCCCTACGCAGGAATGTCCGCCGGAAGGAGCCGCTTATCGAATTCATGGCGAGAACTGCCGGCTTTTCTACTACTGCCGAGATGGCTACGAACGATTACAAACATGTTCCGCTTTTCGTAGATTCGACATGTCGACGGGACAGTGTCTGCTTACGACAGATGCAGTGTGTTTCCCAGGAACGGAGGTTTTTGATGACAGAAATGAAGGAGAtgttaatttatatttattatctTAAAATACTGCCGTTGAATTTAAACTACTCGAATACATTGTCAGCTCCATTTGCAAGCTGTCCCTATTAGtgaatgtttttatttatttcattcctATAAGAGCCACCCTTTCCAGCAGAAGGAGGGGTTTCGAACCGATACATACCTTCCAAATCATTCatatgccagatttggttccattaattctcgagttatgacgacattggtgtttcatttgtatgcgAGCCCCCCTGTCTTTATTCTTAATCCttatttggagcagggaaaagcccactTGAGAAGAGCTAAATCCCTTCCTCAAgcgggcgcaaaacctcctcttcttttATATAATATACAATAATTCTTAAGACTATTACAGTTTTACAATTAAAGAATACTTAATGTCTATCCTGACTAACTATCTATCAAAAAGTGTTTGTGTTAGAAGCGGCAAATATTCGGCAAAACTTTTTCCGAAGATTGGGACGAGAGAGGTGAAAGTCAAATTCAGTAGCACATCGATTGAAGATACGGCTCATACTAGTGAATGGCTCGTTATGTCCATAATTTGTTCGAGCACCCTGGAGGAACAAAAAAGAACTGAACCTAAGCTGACGACGGGGCACATTTAGGTTCAAAAGAGAGAGCAAATAGGAGGAATCAATTCTTGATTGTAGAAGGTCGGAAATAAATAAAGCCCTGGATATATCCCGACGCTCGCTCAACAACTCCAATCCAATGAGCTTGCAGCGGTCACGGTAACTTTGTAGGTTGTTTGGATTATGCCAGTGGAGATGCCGTAACGCGAAACGAACAAATTTGCGTTGGATTGCCTCGATACGCAATATACTGTTTCGGTAAAACGGTGCGCAAACAACAGAATAGAATAATtcagcccacactccggaagcactgatgatgatagggatgcattctacgcacagctggaacgtgagaacgacagctgcccaacccacgacgtcaaaatcaccGACAACTATTttgcggttgaacatttcgcgcaaTAACATTttgcggtttgtaacttttggcggaatgtaccatttcgcagaatgcaccatttcacggaattttaataataatagcttagTGTTGCATAGTCTTGCTTGACAGCATCGCAAtttcccgcacggctaaggaaagcctcccagaatatgtagaagtgGATTCTAACACAAATGCCCGAATGACATaaacccgaattccattcgcccgagtgacaaacgcccgaatgttaCACATGCCCGAATTTCATACGCCCGAATTGGAAATACAAccgaacagattttttttagaagaataATTTCCACTGAAGTTAACCAAGAAATATATGATCGTttattttcctcatattttgcATTTGCTCAAATTAAGGAAGATATATGGATCTGGGACATAAGGTCGATCCTATATCTTATGATCACCTTGATGAAAATGTTGATTAAACTAAAATACTCTAAAGAACAGCCTACGTTGGAAAGAAGGCTAAATTCCAGAACGCAATTGTAACACTGAACGTGCTGTGAGGTGCATACAATCATTATACCGTCAGATTCATTCCCCTTGCGTATTGTTGTTGATGACAATGATGACAGATCGTTCGTGTTGATTCAAACGCATGCATCTGTGAATACATCAGTACGAGCAGTCGTTAGAGGCAGCGTCGGTATCCTGTAAGGAAGTGCAGCGCGTCGTCTGAGGCAAAAGAAAGTGCAGAGCATTCTGACAATTGAGATTCTCATGTCGGGTGATTCCTTGTAATAGGTTGATATTTACATTGGCGACCGCAACAGGAccggcaaaaaaaatcaaaattattagGCCGGAAAAGGAATCACTCGTCATGAGATGAAGTTTGAAGTGATTAATATTAAAAAGTGAACCGCCGTGATGGTTTTTTGATAAGTGATGATGGTCGCATTGCGAAGAGCGGAAAGTATGTTAGGCCAATAAATTGGCGATGGCCTGTAAAGAAAACAGCCGGTACAAAAATGTGTCGAAACTGCTAGAGGAAAACGGCGTGTATTGAAAACCGCCGGAAGAATGTGGAGTAAAGAAAACTCCCGTTTAAAAAACAATGGCGAGTAAAGAAAACCGCCAGTGAAAATAATGGCGTGTAATGTAAACCGTCACAGACAACCGGTTGGTATTGAAAATCACCGGAGAAAAAGGGACAAAATATGGCAAGTATAGTAAACTGCCTGTGcaaaaaagaacaaaatggCGAGTAACGAAAACCGCCAGAAAagaaattgttaaaataaacCGTCCAAGAGAACAGTGGGTATTGGAAACCGCTGGTAgagaaaatggaaaaatatggcGAGTAAAGTAAACCGCCTGTGCAAAAGAATGGCGTGTATTGGAAACCGCCGGTAGAAAAAAGGCAAGCAATTGAAATATCAGGTGCAAATCGAAATGGTAACTGTTGGTAACCATCGTAAAACGGGATGTATTGCATATCGTCGAATAGGAAAAATACGACGAGTAAAAAAACGCCTGTGGAACGTATGAAATGTGAACAAAACGATGGCTAGATGCCATCTTAAGTCCGTCTAGGAGAAACAATATGGCGGGAgctctgggggagccttaaaatgaaataaaaataaaatggcgTGTCGAAAGGActgacaaagaaaaaaaataatgatgagTAATTGCAAGTAGCGTTTCAAACAAGCGTCAAAGGTCAATCAAGAGGATAATCGTTAGCGTCaaaaacttgtttgaagaaagcGGAAAAATGGTTAGAGAGAAAATAAAAACCAGTTTTACTAAAATTATgagtaaataataaaatgtattaaaaacaaTACGAAACAAAATATTACGGTTACCGGATTCTGCCAAATACATGAAGTTGCGGCAAACTTGCATAAGACCATGCACGCAGTGCTGCTGGTattgttttctcaaaataatgtTGGTGTGATAGAACttgcaaaaatattttttgctattttagcaaaATACAGTGAGCCAGATATTGAAGATATCATGATAGGGAGGTAATGTTTGAGAAAATTAATGATGGAACTATACGAGGAAATAGGCTAATTTAGTGCCTTATGTTAAGCATCGCTGATCCGGTGTACACTTCACACCAAAGCTAACGTGAATCCGACGAATAACACGTTTGAAATAACTATGTCATCATGAATTTTTACAGATCGCTCCTGTGCAAATAAATAAGATAAATGATATTCATGAGGGAGGAAAATCTGCATAACTagatgttttatataaatatcagCTCGCGGTATTGTGAGCCTTTGACTGCTGTTATAGAACTTGTTTGTAATGCGGATGAATTTTCCCCATATAAATGATCACAAAAGAGTTCGCAAAtcggatggaccgatttgcaagactTCTTCACTAATCGATTAGTCTTGAGACATTTCGTGGGACAGATGAATAAATGTATAAATACTACCTTTTCATTCTCAGGTTTTCATGAATTCTGAAGAGAACCATCAagctcgaattgaaatcgatctagatGCGACGCTGCAATCGACAAAAagattgacagactcataaaaaacaACCAGATCAAGATCGGGCAGCTTCGTCTAGTAGGTACCTACATACATATTGTATTACATTTACTACACATATTATAATTCAAAATGGGTTAATCTAGAAAAAATCCGGAATAATgtgacaaaacaaaatttgaacaagTTGCACGTGTAAAGGCGCTCGTTAGCTTAGTTTGGCTGGGCTTGGTTGACGCTAGTAAATACTACTGCATTATGACCAGAACAGCTGCTCCTGCACAGATGCTTGCTAAGGAACTAACTCTCCTCTTCAATGCACAAGGGTCGGTGATCTCGATTGTTTGGTCACACTGGTGCCTACTACGTCAAAATGTAGTTAATGTGGAGgatggggaggaaatgatgatgtaaGCCAAGAATCCTTCTGCGAGAATCCGTCTGGAAATTGAGGGTTAGGTTATGGCAGAAGTTCGTATTGGTATCGGTTATCAACGAAGAAACAAGCTTTCGTTCGTTCTAGCATTTGCTGATAGAATAATAAAGTTGAAGGTTTAGGATTAATATAGAAACGGTACGAACAATTTGCTAAAcaatgagaaatatagagaaagatacaaagtaagaAAATTAAAGGGGTCTGTGATTGAACCTACGCTCTCCTGTGTATGAAGCAGAAATGGTAGCCATAAGCTGTTTGTTGTGTATGAGTGCTCATTTCTCTAAACAAATGAACGTCAAATCAAGTCGGGAATCAAATTATTGTATACGCTTTCGTATTGCTACTCACTTACCCTTACCGATTTGGTTGTATGTGAGTTACAGAAACTCATCTACGATAAGTGCGCTGCTCAGGATAATAAGTTAATAAATCTGAATAATTGGAAATGCACGttattgacaagaaaaaaacATGTGGCTAAACTTTTTAACAAGTGAGCTCTATGATTAAAGAGTATTATGCACCCCAAGATAAACACTCGGATCGTGATCATCTCAATCAGCCTTCGTTACACACGGCGGCTATTCAGCGATGGCAACACTATTCGGCGTCTTATTAAATTTAACAGCGCAGACTCGCATCCTGTGGGAAAACTTATGAGCGCGGCTGCTGCGCAATCTTTGCTTGCTTGTTATCACCGCGAAGAGATGAGCGTTTGAGAAGAGGCGATAACTTATAATAATATATCGGAGGTTAGGAGATTTGAAAAGTCATAATCTCCTACGAGATTATTCGTGATGTGAAAATTAAGATGTTTCACCGATGTTACATTTTGTACAAAAGAATCAATCTGGTTCTTCAAACAACATTCGAGTTAAGTTTAAGTTGAAGGATATTGTTATGCATGAAGTCAGAACATGTTACCTCCCCTGCATTATTACTAGACTTTACTCGATTAACAACAAAATAACacagtgtcaaaattggaacagcgcattATCTTTCAAAAAGGTTGGGAGTTACGCCACCTCAATGTTTCCCGAACATTTTTGCTGTTTTAAAAATCCTAAATTGCTGTGCTGGTACACAAAATATTCACATTGTTCCAAGCTACTTATTAAGTACGTGGAGTAGCTTGATGAATTAGTTCTTTCAATGTGTATGGTATGATATATGTATAAATTATAGTCAGAGCCGCGGGCTGCTACGCATATCTACAtactttatggaaaatttttcgatgcgtttatttattttttgtgtagaAGGGGGATGTGAGGTGCATACAATCATTATACCGTCAGATTCATTCCCCTTGCGTATTGttgttgatgacgatgatgacagaTCGTTCGTGTTGATTCAAACGCATGCATCTGTGAATACATCAGTACGAGCAGTCGTTAGAGGCAGCGTCGGTATCCTGTAAGGAAGTGCAGCGCGTCGTCTGAGGCAAAAGAAAGTGCAGAGCATTCTGACAATTGAGATTCTCATGTCGGGTGATTCCTTGTAATAGGTTGATATTTACACGTGCCAATAATGATAAAAATGTACAACTCGCAAAGAACATCCTATGTTT
The nucleotide sequence above comes from Armigeres subalbatus isolate Guangzhou_Male chromosome 3, GZ_Asu_2, whole genome shotgun sequence. Encoded proteins:
- the LOC134220484 gene encoding uncharacterized protein LOC134220484, coding for MVLFREVHLTCLIVSILHRINGAPLADGTLQKNPRSICPSDDFAILPAEECHTFYVCSNGFETLLECAAGENFNPETTQCDPNYECINVPTSEGTITTTTTTITTSTSTISSVSSTTSASNLPEGFLQVLSPTQECPPEGAAYRIHGENCRLFYYCRDGYERLQTCSAFRRFDMSTGQCLLTTDAVCFPGTEVFDDRNEGDVNLYLLS